The Spirosoma sp. SC4-14 DNA window TGTCTGTTCATGGAAGATATCGTCAACAAAACGGTGCTGTTCGACTATTTTTCGGGCCGGGTGAGTCCGTTACAGAAGAAGTCAATTGAAAGCTGGCTGGCCGATGCCGCGAATCAGGATTTGTATTACCAGTGGCTGCATGAGTGGGAAATGAGCCGGTTGCAGGCGAATGTAAACTGGCAACATGCTTACGAAAAAACAGCACTGCGTATTCAGCAAACAACCAGCGAGACGGATTCAGACGACCAATTGCGACCACTTACCTGGCGCATTGATAGCGCCCGTCATTGGCTAAACCGAAACTGGCTGATTGCTGCATCCATAGCCCTGTGTCTGCTGGCAGGAGGCTGGTTTTTTCGGGATGCGCTACTCTACAAAACCGTTCGGACGGGCTTTGGCCAAACCCGTGAGCTAACCTTGCCCGATGGGTCGGTTGTTACCCTCAACGCCAATTCGTCACTGCGTTTTCCCCGGTTTGGTTTTGGCGAGTGGACATTAAGCTTTGATACCGCCCATCAGAATCCGCGACTGGTTGAACTATCGGGCGAAGCCGATTTTTCGGTACGGCACCTGCCTAATCATCAGCCGTTTGTGGTTGCTACCAACAAAGGGTTAGACGTAACTGTGCTGGGCACGCAGTTTACCGTATTTAGCCGGGAGCGGGCTACGCGGGTAGCGCTTCGGTCGGGGCGGGTGCAATTGACAACCCAGCAGAAAAGTGAACCACCCCTAATTATGAAACCGGGCGACCTGGCTACGCTCAATCGGCAGGGTAAACTGGCAATCCGCCGAACGGCTCATCCTGAAGTGATGGCGTCCTGGAAAGATCATCGCTTTGTGTTCGAGCAAACTCCCTTACGTGAAATTGCCGCCATGCTCCACGACAACTATGGCCTGACCGTGCAGATTGCCGATCAGCAACTGGCCCGCCGAACAATTTCGGGCTCCTTTACGGCTCGTAATGCTAATGAAATTCTACAACTGATCGCTCAGCTCCTTCAGATTAACTACATCCGCGAGAACAATCATGTCTCGTTTACCGATTGACTCCTAACCACAAAACCGATCACTTAAATGAAGTATTCTGTACACCTAATTCGGGTCTTACTGGTCAGTTCATTACTGGCAGGAGGCCACCCCGGACTGGCACAATTTGTGGCAGCGGCTAAAGCATTTCCCCGAACAACGCACCAGACGGCCCACCCGCAGGCACTTCAATTGCGGGAAGTGCTGAATCAGTTTAAAACCCGCTATCAGGTCGATATTCTGTTCGAAGACCGGTTGGTGAACAACCATATTGTTGACCCGACTGCGATCGATCCGTCGGCATCGCTGGAAAAAAACCTGACAAATCTGCTGAAGCCTCGAGGGCTGCGATATACCAAAGTTAGAGCGGGTGTTTATGTGGTTCTCACAGAAAATAAAAGCCGGAAGCTAACCTCGGCAGACGAAATCAATGCCCTGCCTGCCACTGCTGCAACGGTGGTTGAAAAACCCGAGTTTACTCAGACCAATCAGCTACAGGCAAAAACAATCAATCTGGTAGCGGCCGATCAGACAATAAGTGGTCAGGTAATCGATGCGGCAACGAACAGCCCACTACCGGGCGTAAGTGTGGTAGTGAAAGGAACCAGCCGAGGAACCACTACCGACGGCGAAGGCAACTATAAAGTGTCGGTGCCCGACCAGAACGCGGGCCCGACGCTAACGCTGGTTTTTTCGTTCATTGGCTACACAACGCAGGAAATTGTGGTTGGCAATCGGAGTAGCATCAATGTTTCGTTGTCGAATGATGACAAGACATTGAACGAAATCGTGGTAGTAGGTTATGGTACGCAGAATCGCCGGGAACTGACCGGATCGGTTGCGTCTATTCAAACGCAGACAATTAAAGATCAGCCCGTATCGAACGTAGTGGAAGGGCTAACGGGCCGGATGCCGGGGGTGTTGATTCAGCAAAATACGGGTGCTCCCGGTAATGCTCCGTCTATTAAAGTGCGCGGATTAGGCTCCATTAGTGCCGGAAACGGACCGCTGATTGTGGTAGATGGACAACCGCTCAACTCAGGGGGGCTAACCAATGCGGGCGGCTTGAACCAGCTTAACCCCAACGATATTGAAAAAATCGACGTGCTGAAAGATGCGTCGGCAACCGCTATCTACGGGTCGCGTGGTTCGAACGGGGTTGTTATGATTACGACTAAACGTGGAAAAACCGGCCAGAGCCGAATTAGCTTCGACTATTATACCGGCAGTCAGGAAGTAAGCAAAAAAATGGACGTGCTGAATGCGCAACAGTTTGCCGAATTTTCGAAAGAAGCGGCCAACACGGCTTATCTCGACCGGGTGCCGGGTGCGTCGATTACTGATCCTAACAGTGCCAGAGCATCGGGACAGCGGTACCGCTACCCGCGCGGTGAGTTTGCCGGTGTGAACTTCGATGATCCGGCCAGTCTGGCTTCCTACGATTATCAGGACATGATTTTTCGGAAAGCGCCCATTAGCAACTATCAGTTGTCGGCTTCGGGGGGCACCGAGAAAGTGCAGTATTTTCTGTCGGGTAATTATCTGAAACAGGACGGTGTCATTAAACGCTCGGGAATCGACCGCTACACCGTGCGTTCGAATGTGGATGCGCAACTCTCCTCGAAACTGAAGGTAGGTCTGAGCTTTAGCCCGTCGTTCATGACCGAAAATCGGGTTAACTCCGATGGGCACTGGGCCAGCAATGGTGTTATCAATGCTGCCCTGTCGTTGCCGCCATTTATCCCAATTTATCAGGCCGACGGGATGACCTATAATTCACAAACCTTCTACGCAGCTCCCTACGACTGGCCGGGTATTACGAATCCGGTTGCCAACATTACCGAGGCCGATAATCAGGTGACGCAACTTCGGTTGCTGGGCAATGCCTACGCCGAACTGGCCATCTGGAAAAGCCTTCGTTATCGGGGAACTATCGGTGCCGATCTGAACTATCTGCGCCAGAATCAGTACCAGACGTCGGCCATGCCGCTAAATCAGCTATTGCCGCCAAACGTAAGTACGGGTTCTGCCTATACATCACAAAACATCAACTGGGTTACGAACCATACGCTGAGCTACACGCTGGATCTGAACACCACGCACCATCTGGAAGCGTTGGTTGGGCTGGAGTCGCAGCGGAACGATTATCAGGAAAGCCGGGTCAATGCCAATAATTTTCCGAACGATCTGGTTAGAACCGTCAATGCCGGAACCATCATTGGCGGTACGTCTTACCGCGATCAGTGGGCACTGGCATCGTATTTTGCGCGTGTCAATTACAACTACAAAGATCGCTATCTGTTCAATGCATCGGTACGGCGCGATGGCTCATCGCGCTTTGGGACTATCAGTCGTTTCGGTACGTTCCCATCGGCGTCTGTCGGCTGGCGCATTATTGAGGAGTCATTCATGAAGTCGGTGCCCGTAATCTCCGACATGAAACTACGGGCCAGTTACGGCTTGTCGGGTAATAATGCGTTTACAAGCAACTACCCGGCTATTGGTGTACTGGGTAAAGACAATTATGTGCTTGGCAATGCACTGGCAAACGGGCTGGCAACGAGCAGTATTGCCAACGACCGATTGGGCTGGGAGAAGAGCCGCCAGACCGATATTGGCCTGGATTTAGGATTGTTCCAGAACCGGGTTTTTCTGACTGTCGATTATTATAAACGCATCACTACCGATCTGTTGCTGTCGGTGCAGGTGCCCACGCTGACAGGCTTTACTTCGGCCGTTCGGAACATCGGTAAGGTAGAAAACCAGGGGATGGAGTTTGCGTTGTCGACGCGAAACATCAACGGTAGCGGTGCGGGGAGTTTCACCTGGTCTACTGACCTGAACCTGTCGTTCAACCGGAACAAAGTGCTGGCGTTGGGGCCAACCGGCGATCCGATTCGAAGCGGAACCGGTGTTGGCGAAACCAATATTACCATGATTGGACAGCCGCTGGGCAGTTTCTTTGGGTATCAGCAACTGGGCGTTTTTCGCGACCAGGCCGATCTGGATAGTTACCCCCACTTTTCTGATAGTCGTCCGGGCGATGTGAAATTTGCCGATGTCAATGGCGACGGTAAAATTACCGCCGATGACCGAACGCTGATCGGTAATAACCAGCCCGATTTTATTTACGGTATTACCAATACACTATCGTTTAAAGGGTTCGATCTGAGCATTGTGGCGCAGGGCGTTCAGGGTGGGCAAATCCTGAACCTGTCGCGCCGGTTCTTCGAAAACCTGGAAGGCAACTCGAACCAGTTGACCACGGTGCTCAACCGCTGGCATTCTCCGCAAGATCCTGGCAATGGCATAACACCACGAGCTAATGCCCGCAGTACGGGTAATAACAACCAGGTATCGAGCCGTTGGGTCGAAAGTGCGTCTTATTTCCGCATTCGGAACATCACGCTGGGCTACAATGTGCCCCGTCCATTCCTGCAAAAAATCAAGGTACAAACCCTGCGGGTGTATGCCGGTGTGCAGAATGCGCTGACTGTTTCGAAATACCTGGGCTACAATCCGGAGGTTAGTGGCTACGAAGGCCCACTGACGGGTGGTGTCGATTACGGCTCTTATCCGTTGGCGCGTACGTACACGATTGGTTTAAATCTGGGCTTCTAATCTTTTCCCTGACTGTCATGAAAGCAAAATATATTCTTGTCGGCCTGTTAACCCTAAGCCTGACAGCCTGTAAAGAACAATTTCTGGATCTGTCGCCCATTTCGGCGGTTGGTACGTCTTCGTTTTTCAAAACGCAGTCCGATGTACTGACGGCCCTAAACGGTGCTTACGGTGCCTTACAGTTTAATGGGCAGTATGGGCAGCTTTATGTCGTTGCCGAAATACCTTCCGACGATACCAGCCCGGTTTTGTCTGGATCAGTTACCGATCAGGATGAGTTCGATAAGTTCTACGTTCGCACGACAAACCCGTATATTCTGGCTCGCTGGAGCGATGGGTATCGGGGCATTTATCGGTGCAATGCCATTATTGAGCGCACGCCGGGTGTATCGATGGACGAAACGCTGAAAAAACGGATCATTGGGGAGGCCAGGTTTCTGCGGGCGCTCATGTACTTCAATCTGGTTCGGGTGTTTGGCGATGTGCCGCTGGTGCTTACCGAAATTACAGACCCATTGCAAGGTTACGACTATGGACGGGCACCCGTTGCCGATGTATATGCGCAGATTGTAAAAGATTTGAGCGATGCCGAAACGGTGCTGGCAACCAGCTATACCGGAACCGATGTGGGCCGCGCTACGGCCGGAGCAGCCAAAAGTTTACTGGGGAAAGTGTATCTGACGCAAAAGAAGTATGCCGAGGCTGCTACAAAGCTGAAAGAAGTGATCGACATGGGCACTTACTCACTATTGCCCAACTATGCCGATTTGTTTAAGGCTGCCAATAAAAACAATAAAGAGTCGGTGTTTGAAGTGCAGTATAAGAAAGGGAATATTGGCGAAGGGAGTCCGTTCGCTAATGCCTATGCGCCCGAAAACTCGGGTAATGCCGTAATTCAGTTTGGGGGCGGGGGCAACAACCATCCAACGCCCGATCTGGAAAGTAGCTATGAAGCTGGCGACCCGCGCCGGGCCGTTTCGATGGCGAATAGTTACATCAACAGTAGCGGTGTTAAAATCGACTATTATTTCATAAAAAAATATGCTGATCCGCCAGTTGCGAATGGCGATTCTGACGATAACTGGTATGTGCTACGCTATGCCGACGTGTTGCTGATGTATGCCGAAGCCCTGAATGAAACGGGAAAAACGGCCGAAGCACTGCCTTATCTGAATCAGGTTCGTAAGCGGGTTGGACTGGCCGATAAAGCTATCACCGCACAGGCCGATTTGCGGCTGGCTATCGAGCAGGAGCGACGCGTTGAACTTGCTTTTGAAGGACATCGCTGGTTCGATCTGGTCCGTACGGGGCGTGCCTTGCCCGTTTTGCAGGCCAAAGCCGCATCGATTGGTATCAAAACCGCACTGACCGAAAATAACCTTGTTTTCCCCATTCCGCAGAGCCAGATCGATATTAATCCAACAAAAATCAAACAGAATCCGGGGTATTAGGTGTTGGTCATTAGTTGTATTGAGCGATAAGGTTGTTCTACAAGCTACCCTTTTTACCCCATCTCACCCTTTCCCCTGAAAACAGGGGAGGGGTATAATCTTATCACTCAGTACAATTAGTCATTTGTTTTATTCTAGCGTTCAATGACCAATATCCAATGACTAATGACCAAATGAGTAGGTTCCGCTGGAATGGTTTCTTTCCCGGAGAAATGGACTAATCGAAAAATGAATACTACCCCGAGCATGAAACGTGTACTGGCTGTTGGTTTTGCCGTGATTTTACTGACCGGAACGGGTTTTACGAAGCTACGGACTGAACCGGGCAAACCAGCCGGAATGCGCAGTCGTGATGAGGTTTTTTCGTCAAAATACATCAAAGCTGTACTAATAAAAGCGACAAAGTGGCAGTTGCAACACCCGAAACACAGCCCCACCGACTGGACCAATGGGGCGTTCTATGCGGGTGTGTTTGCGGCTTATGAAACAACCCGATCAGCCGAAATTCTTGATTCGTTGATGGCCATTGGCAACCGGACACAGTGGCGGCCGGGACCGCGCTACGACCATGCCGACGATATTGCTGTTTGCCAGACCTATATTGACCTCTATCGGTTGAAAAAAGATCGGCGGATGATTCAGCCAACCATCGATACGGTGCAGAAATTGCGGACCGTACCCGGAAAAGAGGTGGCCAAACATGGAATAACCTGGTGGTGGTGCGATGCGCTGTTTATGGCACCGCCCGTGCTGGCCAAACTGAGTGCCACACTAAACGATCCGTCGTACAACACCTTCTCCGACTCGCTGTTCAAACAAACCTACGATCTGCTCTACAATCAGCAGGAACACCTGTTTGCGCGTGATGGCAGTTATCTGGTCGATGCCAGCGGCAATGGAAAGCGCGAAGCCAATGGTCAGAAAGTGTTCTGGTCGCGTGGCAATGGCTGGGTAATGGGTGGATTGGTGCGGGTGCTCGACGAACTTCCGGCTAAACATCCGAGCCGACCGTTCTACCTGACGCTGTTCAAACAAATGAGCGAACGCCTTTTGGCACTTCAGCAGGCCGATGGACTGTGGCGGGCCAGCCTGCTCGATCCGGCTGCCTATCCGGGTGGCGAAGCCAGTGGGTCGGGGTTTGACTGCTATGCACTGGCTTGGGGTATCAATCGGGGTATTTTGTCGAAGAAAACCTATCAGCCTGCCGTTGAAAAAGCATGGATAGCTCTTACGAAACTGGTGTCGCCCGAGGGCCGGGTAGGATGGGTACAACCGATTGGGGCCGATCCACGGCGCAATTTTAGCGAAGATAGCTGGGAGGTTTACGGCACCGGTGCTTTTTTGCTGGCGGGTTCGCAGGTTATCAAATTAAAACCCTAACATAGCAAAACGGATCGCTACCGGTATTCCTATGCATAAAACCTTTCTCTTTTTTCTGGCGGCTGGGCCAGCAATGGCCCAGCCAGGGCAAACCTTGCCATCGGCAAAACCGCCTGTTGCTTATGTAAATCCGCTGATTGGATCGGCTCCGAGTCAGACACCAACCGCCAGAAAGCATAGCGAAGCCGGGAGTGAACTAAAAGGACAAATTTCGCCAGCCGTTGGCCGTCCACATGCCATGACCACCTGGACACCCCAAACCCAGGCTACCGAAACCAAATGCATTGCGCCTTATTACTACAACGATCCTAAAATCAGTGGTTTTCGGGGGAGCCACTGGCTCAACGGAAGCTGTGTGCAGGACTATGGCAGCGTAACCATCATGCCGGTTTCGGGCAAGCTGAACTGGCTTCCAGCCGAACGGGCGTTGCCGTTCGACCACAAAACCGAAACCGTAACGCCTGCTTTTTATGAGGTTTTGCTTGCCGATGCCAACATTCGGGCGCAACTATCGGCTCATACGCGGGCCGGGCTGCTTCAGTTTACGTTTGGGAACGGTGGCGAAAGTTCAATACTTGTGGAACCAAACAGCGACGAAGGCGAAGGGTTTATCGAAATTCATCCTGAACGAAACGAGATCGTTGGCTATAATCCTGTTCATCGTATTTATCAGGGATCGGGCCAATCTGCCGGATTTAGTGGCTATTTCGTGGTTCAGTTCGACCGACCTTTTAGCACCTTTGGTACCTGGAAAAATAAAGAGGCTACCTCCAGCTCAAAGCAAGCTAAAGGAACCGGCAAACGGGAGTTGGTGGGTGGGTTTGCGAGCTGGACACTAAAGCCGGGCGAAGTGGTTCGGGTGCGGGTAGGAACCTCCTTTGTGAGCGAAGCCGGTGCGAGAAAAAATGTACGGTCCGAACTGCCCGACTGGAATATGGCTCGGGTTCGTCAGCAAACCGAAACCGCCTGGAATACCGAGCTGGGGCGAATGCAGATTACGGGCCGTGAAATGGATAAAACACTGTTCTATACGGCCCTGTATCACGCCAACCTGACACCTCGTATTTTTTCGGATGTCGACGGTGCCTATCCTGGTTTTGCCGACGATACGGAAATTCATAAAGCTGAAGGCTTCGACTACTACTGCGATTTTAGCCTTTGGGATACCTTTCGGGCCTGTCAGCCTTTGCAAAACCTGCTGAACCCAAAGCGGGCGGGCGACATGATGCAGTCGTTGGTGAAAAAAGCCGAACAGGGGGGCTGGATGCCTATTTTCCCGTGTTGGGATAGTTATACGGCCGCCATGATTGGCGATCACGCGCAGTCGGCCATTGCCGACGCGTACATAAAAGGTATTCGCAATTTTGATGTAAAAACGGCCTACACCTACTTGCGCAAAAATGCCTTCGACCCAAATTCCGACCCGAAAAGCTACGAAGCGGGTAAAGGGCGTCGGGCACTGACATCCTACCTGAAATACAATTATATCCCGCTCGAAGATTCGGTCTGGCAGGCATTTCACAAGCGGGAGCAGGTGTCGCGTACGCTCGAATACGCCTACGACGATTTCTGCCTGAGCCAGTTAGCCAAAGCGCTGGGGCATACCAGCGATGCCGATAGGTTGACGCAACGAGCCAGAAACTATCGGAACGTGCTGGACCCCTCAACCGGTTACGTACGAGGTCGTTATACCGATGGTCGATGGATCGCTAAATTTAATCCGTTCGCGTTGCGGTCGTCGTTTATTACCGAAGGTTCTCCAGCGCAATACACGTTTTTTGTGCCACAGGACATTCCCGGACTAGCCCGGCTAGTGGGCGGTCGCGAACAATTGGTGGCTAAGCTCGATACCTTATTTAACGAAGGGTATTACTGGCATGGCAACGAACCTAATAATCAGATTGCTTATTTATATGCCTGTGTAGGGGCACCCTACAAAACCCAGGCTCGTGTTCGCCAACTGGTTCGTGATGAATACGATACCTCGCCGGGTGGACTTAGTGGCAATGAAGATGGCGGTCAGATGTCGGCCTGGCTCGTGTTTAGTATGATTGGTTTATATCCGGTATGCCCCGGTACACCCTATTATGTGCTCGGAAGCCCGACACTCGATGCGGTGACCATCCGAACCGGTGCCGGGAAGCCGTTTGCCATTAGAGCCGAAAATAATTCACCCCAGAACGTGTATATCCAGCGCGCTACCTTAAACGGTAAGCCATTCTCTCGTACCTATCTAACACACAGTGAGTTACTGCAGGGCGGAACACTCGTGCTGACAATGGGCGAACAACCTAACCTGAACTGGGGTAGCCAGACCGCTGATGCTATGCCAGCGGTTTTGCCTGAGTAAGCTACTGTACCTTAAAATCGACCTTTTCGTTCGCCCAGGTCAGTGAGACAACCCCTTTTGGGGAAACCGTAAACGCCATTTTTTCGGTAAAGTCTTTTGTCTTTTTGGCCGGAACCGTAACGCGCAACACATCTTCGTCCTGCTTGTAGCTAAAGGCACCCCACTTAATGGTTTTGTTGATGATAATGGTCCAGTCTTTTTCGTTAGGAATCGTAAAGAGCGCATATTTACCTTTGGCCAGCGGCTTACCTTCTAGTTTAACATCATCCGAAAAATTGATAGATGTAGTTTCGTTGGCACCCGTGCGCCAAACTTGTCCGTAGGGAACGAGCTTTCCCCAGACTTCGCGCCCATTCACCGAAGGTTGGCTGTAGTTGATAGTAATGGTTTTTCCATTAACTTTTGCCGATGCCTGAGCCGGTGGACTGGGCCGTTTGGCCGGATCGTCCTGAGCATTAACAATGAGTGCTGTGGCCACGAATGCCAGCGAGAACAGAAATTGCTTTGTGTTCATTTTGTTATCTTTGTTTAAGAACTATGCAAATGTGGGTTGCCGGTTTGTGAAAGTGGTTAGCACAGATTGTTCATGTTTGTTCACGTTTGTTCATGCTGATTAACAATGGTTTCTGAAGAGATTATATGGGGGCGCTGCCGTCGGTTGATTGAGCAGAAAGTAGGCTGGGGCAATAGCGAACAGTGGCAGAACCGTGATTTTGAACAGCTCAGCGAACAGATTCTGCTCGAAACGGGCGTGTCGCTTAGTGTCAGTACACTCAAGCGGCTTTGGGGGCGCGTCCGTTACGATAGTGTGCCAACGCCTACAACGCTGGATACGCTTGCCCGGTTTGTTGGCTACGATAGCTGGCGCGTATTCCGTCAGCAGAATCCAGAACCCATGCCTGTTCTTTCAGCAGATGCACCCGTAAAAGAACCGACTCCTTCCGTATCTATACCTGCATCGGTTGATTCCCGACCGCTTAGGCGTCGCTGGCTCGTTGGAGCTGTACTGGGCTTGTTGGTCATCGTGTGTTTTGTGTGGGCCTATCGGCAGCGTGATACCGTATTGCGCTACGATTCGGTGGCGTTTACGAGTCGGCCGGTAGCGAAAGGAGCCCCTAACACGGTTATTTTTCAGTACAATGCTGCCGATTCCAACGCCGATAGCGTATTTATTCAGCAGAGCTGGGACCCCAGCCTGCGGTTTCGGGTCGATAAGGCAAAAAACACCTACACCAGCACGTATTACTATCCTGGCTATTACCGGGCAAAACTGGTTCTGAACGATTCAATCGTGCGCGAACACGATGTTTTTGTCGCATCGGATGGCTGGCTGGGCACCGTAGATCGCTTGCCGATTCCGTTATACCTGCGAGCCAGTACAGTGAAAAAAGCAGACCAGATTGCCATTACGGC harbors:
- a CDS encoding FecR domain-containing protein — translated: MEDIVNKTVLFDYFSGRVSPLQKKSIESWLADAANQDLYYQWLHEWEMSRLQANVNWQHAYEKTALRIQQTTSETDSDDQLRPLTWRIDSARHWLNRNWLIAASIALCLLAGGWFFRDALLYKTVRTGFGQTRELTLPDGSVVTLNANSSLRFPRFGFGEWTLSFDTAHQNPRLVELSGEADFSVRHLPNHQPFVVATNKGLDVTVLGTQFTVFSRERATRVALRSGRVQLTTQQKSEPPLIMKPGDLATLNRQGKLAIRRTAHPEVMASWKDHRFVFEQTPLREIAAMLHDNYGLTVQIADQQLARRTISGSFTARNANEILQLIAQLLQINYIRENNHVSFTD
- a CDS encoding TonB-dependent receptor, translated to MKYSVHLIRVLLVSSLLAGGHPGLAQFVAAAKAFPRTTHQTAHPQALQLREVLNQFKTRYQVDILFEDRLVNNHIVDPTAIDPSASLEKNLTNLLKPRGLRYTKVRAGVYVVLTENKSRKLTSADEINALPATAATVVEKPEFTQTNQLQAKTINLVAADQTISGQVIDAATNSPLPGVSVVVKGTSRGTTTDGEGNYKVSVPDQNAGPTLTLVFSFIGYTTQEIVVGNRSSINVSLSNDDKTLNEIVVVGYGTQNRRELTGSVASIQTQTIKDQPVSNVVEGLTGRMPGVLIQQNTGAPGNAPSIKVRGLGSISAGNGPLIVVDGQPLNSGGLTNAGGLNQLNPNDIEKIDVLKDASATAIYGSRGSNGVVMITTKRGKTGQSRISFDYYTGSQEVSKKMDVLNAQQFAEFSKEAANTAYLDRVPGASITDPNSARASGQRYRYPRGEFAGVNFDDPASLASYDYQDMIFRKAPISNYQLSASGGTEKVQYFLSGNYLKQDGVIKRSGIDRYTVRSNVDAQLSSKLKVGLSFSPSFMTENRVNSDGHWASNGVINAALSLPPFIPIYQADGMTYNSQTFYAAPYDWPGITNPVANITEADNQVTQLRLLGNAYAELAIWKSLRYRGTIGADLNYLRQNQYQTSAMPLNQLLPPNVSTGSAYTSQNINWVTNHTLSYTLDLNTTHHLEALVGLESQRNDYQESRVNANNFPNDLVRTVNAGTIIGGTSYRDQWALASYFARVNYNYKDRYLFNASVRRDGSSRFGTISRFGTFPSASVGWRIIEESFMKSVPVISDMKLRASYGLSGNNAFTSNYPAIGVLGKDNYVLGNALANGLATSSIANDRLGWEKSRQTDIGLDLGLFQNRVFLTVDYYKRITTDLLLSVQVPTLTGFTSAVRNIGKVENQGMEFALSTRNINGSGAGSFTWSTDLNLSFNRNKVLALGPTGDPIRSGTGVGETNITMIGQPLGSFFGYQQLGVFRDQADLDSYPHFSDSRPGDVKFADVNGDGKITADDRTLIGNNQPDFIYGITNTLSFKGFDLSIVAQGVQGGQILNLSRRFFENLEGNSNQLTTVLNRWHSPQDPGNGITPRANARSTGNNNQVSSRWVESASYFRIRNITLGYNVPRPFLQKIKVQTLRVYAGVQNALTVSKYLGYNPEVSGYEGPLTGGVDYGSYPLARTYTIGLNLGF
- a CDS encoding RagB/SusD family nutrient uptake outer membrane protein, with translation MKAKYILVGLLTLSLTACKEQFLDLSPISAVGTSSFFKTQSDVLTALNGAYGALQFNGQYGQLYVVAEIPSDDTSPVLSGSVTDQDEFDKFYVRTTNPYILARWSDGYRGIYRCNAIIERTPGVSMDETLKKRIIGEARFLRALMYFNLVRVFGDVPLVLTEITDPLQGYDYGRAPVADVYAQIVKDLSDAETVLATSYTGTDVGRATAGAAKSLLGKVYLTQKKYAEAATKLKEVIDMGTYSLLPNYADLFKAANKNNKESVFEVQYKKGNIGEGSPFANAYAPENSGNAVIQFGGGGNNHPTPDLESSYEAGDPRRAVSMANSYINSSGVKIDYYFIKKYADPPVANGDSDDNWYVLRYADVLLMYAEALNETGKTAEALPYLNQVRKRVGLADKAITAQADLRLAIEQERRVELAFEGHRWFDLVRTGRALPVLQAKAASIGIKTALTENNLVFPIPQSQIDINPTKIKQNPGY
- a CDS encoding glycoside hydrolase family 88 protein, which encodes MKRVLAVGFAVILLTGTGFTKLRTEPGKPAGMRSRDEVFSSKYIKAVLIKATKWQLQHPKHSPTDWTNGAFYAGVFAAYETTRSAEILDSLMAIGNRTQWRPGPRYDHADDIAVCQTYIDLYRLKKDRRMIQPTIDTVQKLRTVPGKEVAKHGITWWWCDALFMAPPVLAKLSATLNDPSYNTFSDSLFKQTYDLLYNQQEHLFARDGSYLVDASGNGKREANGQKVFWSRGNGWVMGGLVRVLDELPAKHPSRPFYLTLFKQMSERLLALQQADGLWRASLLDPAAYPGGEASGSGFDCYALAWGINRGILSKKTYQPAVEKAWIALTKLVSPEGRVGWVQPIGADPRRNFSEDSWEVYGTGAFLLAGSQVIKLKP
- a CDS encoding GH92 family glycosyl hydrolase, translating into MHKTFLFFLAAGPAMAQPGQTLPSAKPPVAYVNPLIGSAPSQTPTARKHSEAGSELKGQISPAVGRPHAMTTWTPQTQATETKCIAPYYYNDPKISGFRGSHWLNGSCVQDYGSVTIMPVSGKLNWLPAERALPFDHKTETVTPAFYEVLLADANIRAQLSAHTRAGLLQFTFGNGGESSILVEPNSDEGEGFIEIHPERNEIVGYNPVHRIYQGSGQSAGFSGYFVVQFDRPFSTFGTWKNKEATSSSKQAKGTGKRELVGGFASWTLKPGEVVRVRVGTSFVSEAGARKNVRSELPDWNMARVRQQTETAWNTELGRMQITGREMDKTLFYTALYHANLTPRIFSDVDGAYPGFADDTEIHKAEGFDYYCDFSLWDTFRACQPLQNLLNPKRAGDMMQSLVKKAEQGGWMPIFPCWDSYTAAMIGDHAQSAIADAYIKGIRNFDVKTAYTYLRKNAFDPNSDPKSYEAGKGRRALTSYLKYNYIPLEDSVWQAFHKREQVSRTLEYAYDDFCLSQLAKALGHTSDADRLTQRARNYRNVLDPSTGYVRGRYTDGRWIAKFNPFALRSSFITEGSPAQYTFFVPQDIPGLARLVGGREQLVAKLDTLFNEGYYWHGNEPNNQIAYLYACVGAPYKTQARVRQLVRDEYDTSPGGLSGNEDGGQMSAWLVFSMIGLYPVCPGTPYYVLGSPTLDAVTIRTGAGKPFAIRAENNSPQNVYIQRATLNGKPFSRTYLTHSELLQGGTLVLTMGEQPNLNWGSQTADAMPAVLPE
- a CDS encoding DUF2911 domain-containing protein, which encodes MNTKQFLFSLAFVATALIVNAQDDPAKRPSPPAQASAKVNGKTITINYSQPSVNGREVWGKLVPYGQVWRTGANETTSINFSDDVKLEGKPLAKGKYALFTIPNEKDWTIIINKTIKWGAFSYKQDEDVLRVTVPAKKTKDFTEKMAFTVSPKGVVSLTWANEKVDFKVQ